A window of the Oncorhynchus keta strain PuntledgeMale-10-30-2019 chromosome 21, Oket_V2, whole genome shotgun sequence genome harbors these coding sequences:
- the LOC127910333 gene encoding uncharacterized protein LOC127910333 gives MLCFLVMWCIGTETCWWKIPSTKVGSCKTCWWKIPSTKVGSCKTCWWKIPSTKVGSCETCWWKIPSTKVGSCETCWWKIPSTKVGSCETCWWKIPSTKVGSCETCWWKIPSTKVGSCETCWWKIPSTKVGSCETCWWKIPSTKVGSCETCWWKIPSTKVGSCETCWWKIPSTKVGSCETCWWKIPSTKVGSCETCWWKIPSTKVGSCETCWWKIPSTKVGSCETCWWKIPSTKVGSCETCWWKIPSTKVGSCETCWWKIPSTKVGSCETCWWKIPSTKVGSCETCWWKIPSTKVGSCETCWNFGEGGAFFL, from the exons ATGCTTTGTTTTTTGGTTATGTGGtgcattggcacagaaacctgttggtGGAAAATCCCCAGTACAAAGGTAGGGTCGTGTAAAACATGTTGGTGGAAAATCCCCAGTACAAAGGTAGGGTCGTGTAAAACATGTTGGTGGAAAATCCCCAGTACAAAGGTAGGGTCATGTGAAACATGTTGGTGGAAAATCCCCAGTACAAAGGTAGGGTCGTGTGAAACATGTTGGTGGAAAATCCCCAGTACAAAGGTAGGGTCGTGTGAAACATGTTGGTGGAAAATCCCCAGTACAAAG GTAGGGTCATGTGAAACATGTTGGTGGAAAATCCCCAGTACAAAGGTAGGGTCATGTGAAACATGTTGGTGGAAAATCCCCAGTACAAAGGTAGGGTCGTGTGAAACATGTTGGTGGAAAATCCCCAGTACAAAGGTAGGGTCATGTGAAACATGTTGGTGGAAAATCCCCAGTACAAAGGTAGGGTCATGTGAAACATGTTGGTGGAAAATCCCCAGTACAAAGGTAGGGTCGTGTGAAACATGTTGGTGGAAAATCCCCAGTACAAAG GTAGGGTCTTGTGAAACATGTTGGTGGAAAATCCCCAGTACAAAG GTAGGGTCGTGTGAAACATGTTGGTGGAAAATCCCCAGTACAAAGGTAGGGTCATGTGAAACATGTTGGTGGAAAATCCCCAGTACAAAGGTAGGGTCATGTGAAACATGTTGGTGGAAAATCCCCAGTACAAAGGTAGGGTCGTGTGAAACATGTTGGTGGAAAATCCCCAGTACAAAGGTAGGGTCGTGTGAAACATGTTGGTGGAAAATCCCCAGTACAAAGGTAGGGTCAT